In a genomic window of Bemisia tabaci chromosome 1, PGI_BMITA_v3:
- the Nrk gene encoding tyrosine-protein kinase transmembrane receptor Ror2 isoform X2, with product MFTFSLVWELPLVLLLVLQLVIAQTYSGQGDLNQPEGICATYAGKICKNYLDPNVYVWFSNAGKSEGGQVNEDIVTGLWDELIVHLPVNCQHAAKKLLCLYAFPVCQQTGPRRSLPLCYEDCIAVRDQFCYNDWALIEENKRKNIFLRSRKHFRLPVCENLPRFQSGTAVCSHAKLTEMKTSEITYDCVQGRGRFYQGYVNKTKDGLPCQHWDSQEPHEHIRPPNVFPEVQNSENYCRNAGGEESSPWCYTMNSTMRWQHCDIPACEKKTVPTEAPNLFEELHSKISGTLVILMASAVLVFLTFLCLCCCFFIQRFSYQPAPTQDVNIDLEKLPNNASYHKTGISLNPKLEKLEFPRNDIIYIRDLGQGAFGRVFQAKAPGLLKGEEFTMVAVKMLKDEASEDLQVDFEREACLLAEFDHPNIVKLLGVCAVGKPMCLLFEYMGRGDLNEFLRSCSPINYIVPTNNIRLSVLDMVRIAQQIAAGMVYLSDRKFVHRDLATRNCLISDSMVVKIADFGLSQKIYLQDYYKGDEQDAIPVRWMPLESILYNKYTIESDIWAFGVCLWEIFSFALQPYYGMTHEEVVKYIKDGRVLNCPDHTPQPVYDLMVMCWNRKPFERPSFRSISQTLEIIEADLERLSHNRIDIFPRKIQ from the exons ATGTTCACTTTTTCTCTTGTTTGGGAGCTCCCTCTTGTTTTACTCTTAGTTCTACAACTTGTGATCGCTCAAACAT ATAGTGGGCAAGGTGATTTGAACCAGCCCGAAGGAATTTGTGCCACGTATGcaggcaaaatttgtaaaaactaCTTGGATCCAAATGTCTATGTATGGTTCAGCAACGCAGGCAAGAGCGAAGGTGGTCAAGTGAATGAGGACATTGTGACCGGTTTGTGGGATGAGTTGATCGTTCATTTGCCTGTTAATTGTCAGCATGCGGCCAAG AAATTACTCTGTTTGTATGCTTTTCCTGTGTGTCAACAAACTGGACCCAGAAGGAGCTTGCCGCTATGTTATGAAGACTGCATTGCTGTGAGAGACCAGTTCTGCTACAATGACTGGGCTTTAATCGaggaaaacaagagaaaaaatattttccttagGAGTCGGAAACACTTTCGCCTTCCGGTTTGTGAAAATCTACCCCGTTTCCAAAGTGGAACTGCAGTCTGTTCTCATGCAAAATTGACAGAAATGAAGACCAGTGAAATTACCT aTGATTGTGTGCAAGGAAGGGGTCGGTTCTATCAGGGATATGTTAATAAAACAAAAGATGGCTTACCGTGTCAGCATTGGGACTCACAAGAGCCCCATGAGCACATTAGACCTCCAAATGTCTTCCCAGAAGtgcaaaattctgaaaattattgcCGCAATGCTGGCGGCGAGGAGTCATCCCCTTGGTGCTACACAATGAACTCCACGATGCGTTGGCAGCATTGTGATATTCCAGCATGTG AAAAAAAGACAGTCCCAACAGAGGCTCCAAATTTGTTTGAAGAGCTCCACAGCAAAATTTCTGGGACGCTAGTAATCCTCATGGCATCAGCAGTACTGGTTTTTCTCACATTTCTTTGTCtgtgctgttgctttttcatTCAGAGGTTCTCATATCAACCTGCTCCAACACAA GATGTTAACatcgatttggaaaaattacctAACAATGCCTCATATCACAAAACAGGCATTAGTCTAAACCCAAAGCtagaaaaacttgaatttcctCGAAATGACATCATTTACATTCGTGACCTTGGCCAAGGAGCTTTTGGTCGTGTTTTTCAA GCAAAAGCACCAGGACTGCTAAAAGGAGAAGAGTTCACAATGGTGGCAGTGAAGATGCTGAAAGATGAGGCATCGGAAGACCTGCAGGTTGACTTTGAACGTGAGGCATGCCTGCTTGCTGAATTCGACCATCCAAATATCGTGAAACTCCTGGGAGTCTGTGCTGTAGGGAAACCAATGTGCCTTCTATTCGAGTACATGGGACGAGGAGATCTCAATGAGTTCTTACGGTCCTGCTCACCAATCAACTATATTGTTCCGACCAACAACATTCGCCTCTCGGTACTCGATATGGTCCGAATCGCTCAGCAAATTGCAGCAG GTATGGTGTACCTATCTGATCGGAAGTTTGTGCATCGTGACCTGGCTACACGGAATTGCCTAATCAGTGACTCCATGGTTGTGAAAATTGCTGACTTTGGGCTGTCACAGAAGATCTACTTGCAGGACTATTACAAGGGAGATGAGCAGGATGCGATCCCTGTGCGCTGGATGCCTCTGGAGAGTATCCTTTATAATAAGTACACGATTGAGTCAGATATATGGGCCTTTGGAGTTTGCCTGTGGGAAATCTTCTCCTTTGCCCTCCAGCCCTACTATGGCATGACGCACGAAGAG GTGGTCAAATACATCAAAGACGGACGTGTCCTTAACTGCCCTGATCACACGCCGCAACCTGTTTATGACCTAATGGTCATGTGTTGGAATCGCAAGCCATTTGAGCGCCCTAGCTTTCGCAGTATCTCTCAAACGCTGGAGATCATTGAAGCTGATCTTGAAAGATTATCACATAACCGCATTGATatatttcctcgcaaaattcagtaa
- the Nrk gene encoding tyrosine-protein kinase transmembrane receptor Ror2 isoform X1, whose amino-acid sequence MFTFSLVWELPLVLLLVLQLVIAQTLDSGQGDLNQPEGICATYAGKICKNYLDPNVYVWFSNAGKSEGGQVNEDIVTGLWDELIVHLPVNCQHAAKKLLCLYAFPVCQQTGPRRSLPLCYEDCIAVRDQFCYNDWALIEENKRKNIFLRSRKHFRLPVCENLPRFQSGTAVCSHAKLTEMKTSEITYDCVQGRGRFYQGYVNKTKDGLPCQHWDSQEPHEHIRPPNVFPEVQNSENYCRNAGGEESSPWCYTMNSTMRWQHCDIPACEKKTVPTEAPNLFEELHSKISGTLVILMASAVLVFLTFLCLCCCFFIQRFSYQPAPTQDVNIDLEKLPNNASYHKTGISLNPKLEKLEFPRNDIIYIRDLGQGAFGRVFQAKAPGLLKGEEFTMVAVKMLKDEASEDLQVDFEREACLLAEFDHPNIVKLLGVCAVGKPMCLLFEYMGRGDLNEFLRSCSPINYIVPTNNIRLSVLDMVRIAQQIAAGMVYLSDRKFVHRDLATRNCLISDSMVVKIADFGLSQKIYLQDYYKGDEQDAIPVRWMPLESILYNKYTIESDIWAFGVCLWEIFSFALQPYYGMTHEEVVKYIKDGRVLNCPDHTPQPVYDLMVMCWNRKPFERPSFRSISQTLEIIEADLERLSHNRIDIFPRKIQ is encoded by the exons ATGTTCACTTTTTCTCTTGTTTGGGAGCTCCCTCTTGTTTTACTCTTAGTTCTACAACTTGTGATCGCTCAAACAT TAGATAGTGGGCAAGGTGATTTGAACCAGCCCGAAGGAATTTGTGCCACGTATGcaggcaaaatttgtaaaaactaCTTGGATCCAAATGTCTATGTATGGTTCAGCAACGCAGGCAAGAGCGAAGGTGGTCAAGTGAATGAGGACATTGTGACCGGTTTGTGGGATGAGTTGATCGTTCATTTGCCTGTTAATTGTCAGCATGCGGCCAAG AAATTACTCTGTTTGTATGCTTTTCCTGTGTGTCAACAAACTGGACCCAGAAGGAGCTTGCCGCTATGTTATGAAGACTGCATTGCTGTGAGAGACCAGTTCTGCTACAATGACTGGGCTTTAATCGaggaaaacaagagaaaaaatattttccttagGAGTCGGAAACACTTTCGCCTTCCGGTTTGTGAAAATCTACCCCGTTTCCAAAGTGGAACTGCAGTCTGTTCTCATGCAAAATTGACAGAAATGAAGACCAGTGAAATTACCT aTGATTGTGTGCAAGGAAGGGGTCGGTTCTATCAGGGATATGTTAATAAAACAAAAGATGGCTTACCGTGTCAGCATTGGGACTCACAAGAGCCCCATGAGCACATTAGACCTCCAAATGTCTTCCCAGAAGtgcaaaattctgaaaattattgcCGCAATGCTGGCGGCGAGGAGTCATCCCCTTGGTGCTACACAATGAACTCCACGATGCGTTGGCAGCATTGTGATATTCCAGCATGTG AAAAAAAGACAGTCCCAACAGAGGCTCCAAATTTGTTTGAAGAGCTCCACAGCAAAATTTCTGGGACGCTAGTAATCCTCATGGCATCAGCAGTACTGGTTTTTCTCACATTTCTTTGTCtgtgctgttgctttttcatTCAGAGGTTCTCATATCAACCTGCTCCAACACAA GATGTTAACatcgatttggaaaaattacctAACAATGCCTCATATCACAAAACAGGCATTAGTCTAAACCCAAAGCtagaaaaacttgaatttcctCGAAATGACATCATTTACATTCGTGACCTTGGCCAAGGAGCTTTTGGTCGTGTTTTTCAA GCAAAAGCACCAGGACTGCTAAAAGGAGAAGAGTTCACAATGGTGGCAGTGAAGATGCTGAAAGATGAGGCATCGGAAGACCTGCAGGTTGACTTTGAACGTGAGGCATGCCTGCTTGCTGAATTCGACCATCCAAATATCGTGAAACTCCTGGGAGTCTGTGCTGTAGGGAAACCAATGTGCCTTCTATTCGAGTACATGGGACGAGGAGATCTCAATGAGTTCTTACGGTCCTGCTCACCAATCAACTATATTGTTCCGACCAACAACATTCGCCTCTCGGTACTCGATATGGTCCGAATCGCTCAGCAAATTGCAGCAG GTATGGTGTACCTATCTGATCGGAAGTTTGTGCATCGTGACCTGGCTACACGGAATTGCCTAATCAGTGACTCCATGGTTGTGAAAATTGCTGACTTTGGGCTGTCACAGAAGATCTACTTGCAGGACTATTACAAGGGAGATGAGCAGGATGCGATCCCTGTGCGCTGGATGCCTCTGGAGAGTATCCTTTATAATAAGTACACGATTGAGTCAGATATATGGGCCTTTGGAGTTTGCCTGTGGGAAATCTTCTCCTTTGCCCTCCAGCCCTACTATGGCATGACGCACGAAGAG GTGGTCAAATACATCAAAGACGGACGTGTCCTTAACTGCCCTGATCACACGCCGCAACCTGTTTATGACCTAATGGTCATGTGTTGGAATCGCAAGCCATTTGAGCGCCCTAGCTTTCGCAGTATCTCTCAAACGCTGGAGATCATTGAAGCTGATCTTGAAAGATTATCACATAACCGCATTGATatatttcctcgcaaaattcagtaa